A stretch of the Gracilinanus agilis isolate LMUSP501 chromosome 4, AgileGrace, whole genome shotgun sequence genome encodes the following:
- the ATAD5 gene encoding ATPase family AAA domain-containing protein 5 has protein sequence MVGVLAMASAAAAPPRAPGKDLDIQPCKKPRKEDDGSCCKTITKYMSPIRKTADKVFSPPKSNNILDYFKKTSPINEKPYMVKECKIQSSKALHVDDSKEWKTLSNSPSNLELKTRGKRINLSQQLNNIKKLENEPIIISSDDSREEMSLNNVFVNSDTSALLTQEYIETFSEGRHNNKKQSSTMSSQKDQRNVNSDQSNIKNDCKKLRKRKHNDDKGLTRNLLEKEANQQYKKELKNNKQTDEVVNLTSNSSLGTHISKTPSQVNDNTVTVSYEEFLRSQEENTLEHIGGPKMSVCNSDTANKIDKSGNTSDPETDESSQQLPLKKVTVLAQIHAVPPKPISRIKGKKIVKIPSIFLKQKECEIGNNLPESENEQTIQKRKSNVVIAEEELELAVLDAGGPEAVKPKCTVEERQQFMNAFRQPAFDAVKNGVKKSLEKQKDAQEKSLKEEGGKDDSIKVTECPKMQKDSNNDNSQPYDPKGTSAKGKRKKLQKKDIRILATEDASKKENTSCDVNTEQSSSSIRRSLRQQKTEAFKSTHSHSITNSISEGIPDCHPLHISTPKVSNKSSRKITTPVKVGVTYPKDVLDDSLGNDFTPKSTQKSFPKNLVSIRDTDSEDEQVVASPGKVSTSTAASMSLEQHGLYVAELITIPFDSKSPIRMKFTRIRSPRKSKKTETDEDFTLRSRKASSISKNISKAKQLIEKAKAIQHSRSKMNEEVSAPLRRSSRQQILTERRKLSEIDGSVIIIDSTATSSQSSENKQKEIQCLNDVLGKKINKTTKNLPGKIKMAPLFLAKKAQKAAEPIVIFDDNSQGASENSQGDEQFKAKREFLMSGLPDSLKRHIAKKAAALEAYSALSSCFQTVIHIQQRDNRNHLWSLTPPSCPLLTELKDLNTRAPDVTKHVIALGEFSALNSRPSINNSTFALLGVRRDFTEEIQKILLEEIRRHNPQFPLRRFFTQFLKKRTEHQALFGCQSNKQGHPQIKSIDSQRETKRKRVENENHKSKRRKPSERDHDQMPEGKPESGKGRFPRTSKKKQAALESMTYKEGINTTQDFDVVIVDEDKEFASEGTSISDFGIEDVLWTEKYQPQDSSELIDNRIAIQKLHSWLKDWKRRAELEEKGNWKIRSDDKEQDLSFSMDFKDLSDDEDENSLCNTVLITGPPGVGKTAAVYACAQELGFKIFEVNASSQRSGRQILSQLKEATQSHQVDKQGVNSHKPCFFNNYSLGRSPKKLSSPKKVLTSPRKPPLSPRIAKRGLPPRTLASYFKVSSKQSNEEVTKPQKDNKEIISSEEKQDAQIKSTNISNPNVKELGAEESSRKNATSLILFEEVDVIFEEDAGFLNAIKTFMATTKRPVILTTSDPTFSLTFDGSFEEINFKTPSLLNVASYLQTLCLAENLRTDVKDFVTLLTVNSCDIRRSILYLQFWVRSGGGFLKEKPLSLHGESDGNSKPVCSKDDVHPKKHPHTREDPVADLPKCDIGCAESLLGLKNIFLPSEDLFAFIKHKITTREEWNKLIQLLTEFQKQNVDFLYSNLEFILPLPVHVIPESKELCVLPVTSCPPPARKNENLLNAEHFEEGDSSVKAKKMRRQKKIITLDDSDLFDTGLNYSDDFVSLPSAIPPSSSEKSSSALKLSAKEKKKPLESNRTLVSLSPKTHAEQRCPALVSHCLNSLTEFMDNMSFLDSLLPNLREQKEFGKSEEFNWTNGKVKNGLCDEFSQEPNDGWTCQGVEELKAVAEALSFTKCSSTISKVLETSMNLCKKLGKDPTEDLTLYVSEPRNNVYFSQSAADVDKAQKRLAVIKTVFSGKSLLNLGSRQASLAEYLPILRSICRTEKLREQEKNKRRFLHYFEGIHLDIPKDTVSSLAADFP, from the exons CCATGCAAGAAGCCAAGGAAAGAAGATGATGGATCTTGTTGTAAAACCATTACTAAATATATGTCACCTATAAGGAAGACTGCGGACAAAGTTTTCTCCCCACCAAAATCTAATAAcattttagattattttaaaaagacttcACCCATAAATGAAAAGCCTTACATGGTTAAAGAGTGTAAGATTCAATCTTCTAAAGCATTGCATGTTGACGATAGCAAAGAATGGAAAACACTTTCAAACAGTCCCTCCAATTTAGAGCTTAAgacaagaggaaagagaattaatTTATCTCAACAactgaataatattaaaaaattggaaaatgaaccTATAATAATTAGTAGTGATGACAGCAGAGAAGAAATGAGCTTAAATAATGTTTTCGTGAATAGTGATACTTCTGCTTTACTTACCCAGGAATATATAGAGACTTTCTCAGAAGGTAGACACAATAACAAAAAGCAGTCAAGCACAATGTcctcccaaaaagatcaaaggaacGTAAACTCTGACCAAAGCAATATAAAAAATGACTGcaaaaaattaaggaagaggaAGCACAACGATGATAAAGGCCTAACTAGAAATTtattagaaaaagaagcaaacCAACAATATAAAAAGGAgcttaaaaacaataaacaaactgATGAAGTTGTGAATCTTACAAGTAATTCCAGCCTGGGTACTCACATATCTAAAACACCATCCCAGGTAAATGATAATACAGTAACTGTATCATATGAAGAATTCTtaagaagtcaggaagaaaacACATTGGAGCACATAGGAGGACCAAAAATGTCAGTTTGTAATTCTGATACTGccaataaaattgataaaagtGGGAACACTAGTGACCCTGAAACTGATGAAAGTTCCCAGCAGTTGCCCCTTAAAAAAGTGACTGTTCTTGCACAAATCCATGCTGTCCCTCCAAAACCTATTTCaaggataaaggggaaaaaaattgtgaaaatacCATCAATTTTCTTGAAGCAAAAGGAATgtgaaattggaaataatcttcCAGAGTCCGAAAATGAACAgacaattcagaaaagaaaatccaaTGTAGTTATAgcagaggaagaattggagttagCAGTGTTAGATGCTGGAGGCCCTGAAGCTGTAAAGCCAAAATGTACAGTGGAAGAAAGACAGCAGTTTATGAATGCTTTTAGGCAGCCTGCATTTGATGCTGTTAAAAATGGAGTAAAAAAATCCTTGGAAAAACAGAAAGATGCTCAGGAAAAATCCTTGAAAGAGGAAGGGGGTAAAGATGACTCAATTAAAGTAACAGAATGCCCTAAAATGCAGAAGGATTCAAATAATGACAATTCACAGCCATATGATCCTAAAGGAACCTCagccaaaggaaaaaggaaaaagcttCAGAAAAAAGATATAAGAATACTGGCTACTGAGGATgctagtaaaaaagaaaatacttcatGTGATGTAAATACTGAGCAAAGTTCAAGTAGTATCAGAAGAAGTTTAAGACAACAGAAAACTGAAGCTTTCAAAAGCACTCACTCTCATAGCATTACAAACTCCATTTCTGAAGGCATTCCAGACTGTCATCCTTTACACATTTCCACTCCCAAAGTCAGCAATAAATCATCAAGAAAGATTACTACGCCAGTAAAAGTCGGAGTCACATATCCTAAAGATGTCTTAGATGACAGCCTGGGAAATGATTTCACTCCAAAATCAACCCAAAAATCTTTCCCAAAAAACTTAGTAAGCATTAGAGACACTGATTCTGAAGATGAACAAGTTGTTGCCAGTCCTGGAAAGGTTTCTACTTCAACAGCTGCGAGCATGTCCCTGGAACAGCACGGTTTATATGTGGCTGAACTGATAACAATACCCTTTGATTCAAAGAGTCCTATTAG aatGAAATTTACCAGAATTCGTTCACCCCGAAAATccaagaaaactgaaacagatGAAGATTTTACTCTCAGGAGTAGAAAG GCAAGCagtatttctaaaaatatatcaAAGGCAAAACAGCTGATTGAAAAAGCCAAAGCCATACAGCATAGCAGGTCAAAGATGAATGAAGAAGTGTCAGCTCCTTTGCGACGTTCCTCTAGACAACAGATTCTGACCGAAAGGAGAAAATTATCAGAGATAGAT ggTTCAGTTATAATTATAGATTCAACCGCCACTTCTTCACAGAGTTCAGAGAACAAACAGAAGGAAATCCAGTGTTTGAATGAtgttctggggaaaaaaattaacaagacaACTAAGAACTTACCTG gaaaaataaaaatggctcCTCTATTCTTGGCCAAAAAAGCCCAGAAAGCAGCTGAACCCATTGTGATTTTCGATGACAACAG TCAAGGTGCATCTGAAAACTCTCAGGGTGATGAGCAATTTAAAGCAAAGCGTGAATTTCTCATGAGTGGCTTGCCAGACTCATTGAAACGCCACATTGCAAAGAAAGCAGCTGCCTTAGAAGCGTATTCTGCATTAAGTTCCTGTTTCCAGACGGTCATCCATATACAGCAACGGGACAACC ggaaCCATTTGTGGAGTTTGACACCCCCTTCATGCCCTCTCTTAACTGAACTTAAAGACCTGAATACCAGGGCACCTGATGTCACCAAACATGTCATTGCCCTTGGTGAATTTTCAGCTCTGAATTCCAGGCCCAGCATCAATAATTCAACATTTGCG TTGTTGGGGGTAAGAAGAGATTTTACAGAAGAAATACAGAAGATCTTGCTGGAGGAAATTAGGAGGCATAATCCTCAATTTCCTTTAAGAAGATTTTTtacacagtttttaaaaaagcgAACTGAGCACCAGGCACTTTTTGGGTGTCAGAGTAATAAACAAG GACATCCCCAAATAAAATCCATTGACAGTCAAagggaaaccaagagaaaaagaGTAGAGAATGAAAACCAcaaatcaaaaagaagaaaaccaagtgaACGTGATCATGATCAAATGCCTGAGGGCAAGCCAGAGTCAGGCAAAGGAAGGTTTCCCAGGACATCCAAGAAAAAGCAGGCAGCCTTGGAAAGTATGACATATAAAGAAGGAATTAATACAACCCAGGATTTTGATGTTGTGATAGTAGATGAAGATAAGGAATTTGCCTCAGAGGGAACATCTATCTCTG atTTTGGAATTGAGGATGTTCTCTGGACAGAAAAATATCAACCTCAGGACTCCAGCGAACTCATAGACAATAGAATAGCAATTCAGAAGTTACACAG TTGGTTGAAAGACTGGAAAAGAAGAgctgaattagaagaaaaaggaaattggaaaatcAGAAGTGATGACAAGGAGCAAG ATCTCTCTTTTAGTATGGATTTTAAGGACCTTTCTGATGATGAGGATGAGAATTCTCTTTGTAATACTGTGCTTATCACGGGGCCACCAGGAGTGGGGAAGACGGCTGCAGTATACGCTTGTGCTCAAGAGCTGGGCTTTAAG ATATTTGAGGTCAATGCCTCTTCCCAACGCAGTGGTAGACAAATTCTATCTCAACTAAAAGAAGCTACTCAGTCTCATCAAGTCGACAAGCAAGGTGTCAATTCACATAAGCCTTGTTTCTTTAACAACTACAGCTTAGGCAGATCACCAA aaaaatTAAGCTCACCTAAGAAAGTTCTTACATCACCAAGGAAACCTCCACTTTCACCAAGAATCGCAAAACGAGGACTCCCCCCTAGAACTTTGGCAAGTTATTTTAAAGTATCTTCCAAACAAAGTAATGAAGAAGTGACAAAACCACAGAAGGATAATAAAG AAATTATTTCTTCTGAAGAGAAACAAGATGCTCAAATAAAATCCACAAACATCTCCAACCCAAATGTTAAGGAATTAGGGGCAGAGGAATCCAGCCGGAAGAATGCAACATCTCTCATCCTTTTTGAGGAG GTTGATGTGATATTTGAGGAAGATGCTGGATTTCTAAATGCAATCAAGACATTCATGGCCACAACTAAGAGGCCTGTAATTCTTACAACAAGTG ATCCAACATTTAGCTTAACATTTGATGGATCCTTTGAGGAAATCAACTTTAAAACTCCTTCCTTG cTCAATGTTGCCAGCTATCTGCAGACACTCTGTTTGGCTGAAAATTTAAGAACTGACGTAAAAGACTTTGTCACCTTGCTGACGGTTAACAGTTGTGATATTAGAAGAAGCATTCTCTACTTACAGTTCTGGGTTAGAAGTGGAGGTggattcttaaaagaaaaaccaTTATCACTTCATG GAGAGAGTGATGGAAACTCCAAGCCTGTTTGTTCTAAAGATGATGTTCATCCTAAAAAACATCCTCACACTAGAGAGGATCCTGTTGCTGACCTTCCAAAGTGTGACATTGGCTGTGCAGAGAGCCTCCTTGGTTTAAAGAACATATTCCTTCCATCAGAAGACTTGTTTGCCTTTATAAAG CATAAAATCACAACACGGGAAGAATGGAATAAACTCATCCAACTCCTCACTGAATTCCAGAAGCAGAATGTCGATTTTTTATATAGTAATCTTGAATTCATTCTGCCATTGCCAGTTCATGTCATCCCAGAATCAAAAGAGCTTTGTGTTTTGCCAGTTACTTCATGTCCTCCCCCAGCAAGGAAGAATGAGAATCTCCTGAATGCCGAGCACTTTGAAGAAGGTGACTCTTCAGTAAAGGCCAAGAAGATGAGGCGTCAGAAGAAGATAATCACATTGGATGACAGCGACTTGTTTGACACTGGTTTGAATTATTCTGATGACTTTGTTAGCTTGCCATCAGCCATTCCACCCTCTAGCTCAGAAAAGAGTAGCTCTGCCCTCAAACTGAGtgcaaaagagaagaagaaacctTTGGAGTCCAACAGAACTTTGGTTTCTCTTTCTCCTAAGACTCATGCAGAACAAAGGTGTCCTGCTCTAGTTTCTCATTGTTTAAATTCGCTGACTGAATTTATGGACAATATGTCTTTCTTAGATTCCCTTTTGCCTAATCTAAGGgaacaaaaagaatttggtaaaagtGAAGAATTTAACTGGACAAATGGCAAAGTCAAGAATGGCCTTTGTGATGAGTTTAGTCAAGAGCCTAATGATGGCTGGACTTGCCAAGGCGTGGAAGAGCTGAAGGCAGTTGCGGAAGCACTCAGTTTTACCAAGTGCTCTTCCACTATTTCAAAAGTTTTGGAAACTTCTATGAATCTGTGCAAGAAGTTAGGGAAAGATCCAACTGAAGACCTCACTTTGTATGTTTCAGAACCAAGAAATAATGTGTACTTCAGTCAGTCAGCTGCAGATGTAGA TAAAGCACAGAAGAGGCTGGCAGTCATAAAAACTGTATTTTCTGGTAAATCACTTCTAAACCTGGGGAGCAGGCAAGCCAGCCTTGCTGAATACTTACCCATCCTCCGAAGCATTTGTAGGACTGAGAAGTtaagagaacaagaaaagaacaagagaag GTTCCTGCACTATTTTGAAGGAATTCATCTTGATATACCCAAAGACACTGTGAGCAGTTTGGCAGCTGACTTCCCCTAA